A stretch of Gallus gallus isolate bGalGal1 chromosome 2, bGalGal1.mat.broiler.GRCg7b, whole genome shotgun sequence DNA encodes these proteins:
- the RBFA gene encoding putative ribosome-binding factor A, mitochondrial isoform X1, whose amino-acid sequence MWGARAAASAALPWCRSLRSSAALGGSRNLLKKMLHKKKYVLWRLARKKFWYVSPTLGSKMIYEPTKLAATKKADQTKTRKEDTIRCKVLNGLIHKAVTEMMSSCEINKEVYDLKLEICKVSLASNFSACRVYWNPASTSISDNYVEGVLRKSAPRIRYLLMSQQILGNVPPVVFVKDKEAAAVKEIEELLAVADFGPQEEEISQNDSSESLSSATQSSDSPIRSNLFGIDHDLLNKQIMEYKKLKLSRITESVPWTQSQRQQLSKIQKKMKKKKTKNTPDDDITPQKYLLDRYEADYFSDNTESISDYELEDELQEVDELEANDGKTQSQPTIKLK is encoded by the exons ATGTGGGGGGCCCGCGCGGCGGCGAGCGCGGCTCTGCCGTGGTGCCGTTCCCTGCGCAGCTCCGCTGCCCTGGGCGGTTCCAGGAACCTGCTAAAGAAGATGCTCCACAAAAAGAAGTACGTGCTGTGGCGGCTGGCGCG GAAGAAGTTTTGGTATGTTAGCCCTACATTGGGATCTAAAATG atatatgAGCCTACCAAGTTGGCTGCTACAAAGAAAGCTGATCAGACAAAAACTAGAAAAGAAGATACCATACGCTGCAAAGTCTTGAATGGCCTTATTCATAAAGCTGTGACAGAGATGATGAGTAGCTGTGAAATTAATAAAGAGGTTTATGACCTCAAGTTGGAAATCTGCAAG GTGTCCCTGGCATCAAACTTTTCAGCATGTCGTGTGTACTGGAATCCTGCTTCTACTAGCATCAGTGATAATTACGTTGAAGGGGTACTGCGGAAAAGTGCTCCACGTATACG GTATCTTCTAATGAGTCAGCAAATTCTGGGAAATGTACCCCCAGTAGTATTTGTAAAAGACAAAGAAGCTGCAGCTGTAAAAGAG ATTGAGGAATTATTGGCTGTTGCTGATTTTGGACctcaagaagaagaaatatctcAAAATGATTCCAG TGAATCACTCTCTTCAGCAACTCAATCTTCAGATTCGCCTATCCGGTCTAATCTTTTTGGTATTGATCATGATCTTCTGAATAAGCAGATAATGGAATACAAGAAACTGAAGCTGTCAAGAATTACAGAAAGTGTTCCGTGGACACAAagccagaggcagcagctgtctaagattcaaaagaaaatgaaaaagaaaaaaacaaagaataccCCTGATGATGACATTACACCACAGAAATACTTACTGGACAGATATGAAGCTGATTACTTCAGTGATAACACTGAATCAATCTCAGACTATGAGCTGGAGGATGAATTACAGGAGGTAGACGAACTAGAGGCAAATGATGGCAAAACTCAAAGTCAGCCTACCATTAAACTGAAATGA
- the RBFA gene encoding putative ribosome-binding factor A, mitochondrial has protein sequence MWGARAAASAALPWCRSLRSSAALGGSRNLLKKMLHKKKKKFWYVSPTLGSKMIYEPTKLAATKKADQTKTRKEDTIRCKVLNGLIHKAVTEMMSSCEINKEVYDLKLEICKVSLASNFSACRVYWNPASTSISDNYVEGVLRKSAPRIRYLLMSQQILGNVPPVVFVKDKEAAAVKEIEELLAVADFGPQEEEISQNDSSESLSSATQSSDSPIRSNLFGIDHDLLNKQIMEYKKLKLSRITESVPWTQSQRQQLSKIQKKMKKKKTKNTPDDDITPQKYLLDRYEADYFSDNTESISDYELEDELQEVDELEANDGKTQSQPTIKLK, from the exons ATGTGGGGGGCCCGCGCGGCGGCGAGCGCGGCTCTGCCGTGGTGCCGTTCCCTGCGCAGCTCCGCTGCCCTGGGCGGTTCCAGGAACCTGCTAAAGAAGATGCTCCACAAAAAGAA GAAGAAGTTTTGGTATGTTAGCCCTACATTGGGATCTAAAATG atatatgAGCCTACCAAGTTGGCTGCTACAAAGAAAGCTGATCAGACAAAAACTAGAAAAGAAGATACCATACGCTGCAAAGTCTTGAATGGCCTTATTCATAAAGCTGTGACAGAGATGATGAGTAGCTGTGAAATTAATAAAGAGGTTTATGACCTCAAGTTGGAAATCTGCAAG GTGTCCCTGGCATCAAACTTTTCAGCATGTCGTGTGTACTGGAATCCTGCTTCTACTAGCATCAGTGATAATTACGTTGAAGGGGTACTGCGGAAAAGTGCTCCACGTATACG GTATCTTCTAATGAGTCAGCAAATTCTGGGAAATGTACCCCCAGTAGTATTTGTAAAAGACAAAGAAGCTGCAGCTGTAAAAGAG ATTGAGGAATTATTGGCTGTTGCTGATTTTGGACctcaagaagaagaaatatctcAAAATGATTCCAG TGAATCACTCTCTTCAGCAACTCAATCTTCAGATTCGCCTATCCGGTCTAATCTTTTTGGTATTGATCATGATCTTCTGAATAAGCAGATAATGGAATACAAGAAACTGAAGCTGTCAAGAATTACAGAAAGTGTTCCGTGGACACAAagccagaggcagcagctgtctaagattcaaaagaaaatgaaaaagaaaaaaacaaagaataccCCTGATGATGACATTACACCACAGAAATACTTACTGGACAGATATGAAGCTGATTACTTCAGTGATAACACTGAATCAATCTCAGACTATGAGCTGGAGGATGAATTACAGGAGGTAGACGAACTAGAGGCAAATGATGGCAAAACTCAAAGTCAGCCTACCATTAAACTGAAATGA
- the RBFA gene encoding putative ribosome-binding factor A, mitochondrial isoform X2 gives MCGTLGAGGYGTSSWKKFWYVSPTLGSKMIYEPTKLAATKKADQTKTRKEDTIRCKVLNGLIHKAVTEMMSSCEINKEVYDLKLEICKVSLASNFSACRVYWNPASTSISDNYVEGVLRKSAPRIRYLLMSQQILGNVPPVVFVKDKEAAAVKEIEELLAVADFGPQEEEISQNDSSESLSSATQSSDSPIRSNLFGIDHDLLNKQIMEYKKLKLSRITESVPWTQSQRQQLSKIQKKMKKKKTKNTPDDDITPQKYLLDRYEADYFSDNTESISDYELEDELQEVDELEANDGKTQSQPTIKLK, from the exons ATGTGTGGGACGCTGGGAGCTGGTGGGTATGGAACCAGCAGCTG GAAGAAGTTTTGGTATGTTAGCCCTACATTGGGATCTAAAATG atatatgAGCCTACCAAGTTGGCTGCTACAAAGAAAGCTGATCAGACAAAAACTAGAAAAGAAGATACCATACGCTGCAAAGTCTTGAATGGCCTTATTCATAAAGCTGTGACAGAGATGATGAGTAGCTGTGAAATTAATAAAGAGGTTTATGACCTCAAGTTGGAAATCTGCAAG GTGTCCCTGGCATCAAACTTTTCAGCATGTCGTGTGTACTGGAATCCTGCTTCTACTAGCATCAGTGATAATTACGTTGAAGGGGTACTGCGGAAAAGTGCTCCACGTATACG GTATCTTCTAATGAGTCAGCAAATTCTGGGAAATGTACCCCCAGTAGTATTTGTAAAAGACAAAGAAGCTGCAGCTGTAAAAGAG ATTGAGGAATTATTGGCTGTTGCTGATTTTGGACctcaagaagaagaaatatctcAAAATGATTCCAG TGAATCACTCTCTTCAGCAACTCAATCTTCAGATTCGCCTATCCGGTCTAATCTTTTTGGTATTGATCATGATCTTCTGAATAAGCAGATAATGGAATACAAGAAACTGAAGCTGTCAAGAATTACAGAAAGTGTTCCGTGGACACAAagccagaggcagcagctgtctaagattcaaaagaaaatgaaaaagaaaaaaacaaagaataccCCTGATGATGACATTACACCACAGAAATACTTACTGGACAGATATGAAGCTGATTACTTCAGTGATAACACTGAATCAATCTCAGACTATGAGCTGGAGGATGAATTACAGGAGGTAGACGAACTAGAGGCAAATGATGGCAAAACTCAAAGTCAGCCTACCATTAAACTGAAATGA
- the LOC420807 gene encoding probable 2-ketogluconate reductase isoform X1, which yields MEAQELPCVLIDCIGGKHGVYEDHAEFLKERFCLITMKEYLENKNFLGKKIRAIYMWYHKPVINEELLQSLPNLKIVASSGVGIDHLDLSLLSSYGVKVSNTPFIVSTDTADLGMALMLASSRRLVEGHQMAISPDTEYFPADWLGAEVSGATLGIIGMGTIGYKVAERAKAFEMKILYHNRKQRNKEEERAVGATYCKKIDDLLQQADFVMLVVNLTPQTHKLIGKRELQLMKPTAILINISRGLVVDQDALVEALQNKVIKAAALDVTYPEPLPRDHPLLKLKNVIITPHIGSATVKTRHLMKENMTESIQAGLAGLPIPNEVLL from the exons ATGGAGGCTCAGGAACTGCCTTGTGTATTAATTGACTGCATTGGGGGGAAGCATGGAGTATATGAAGACCATGCTGAATTTCTAAAGGAACGTTTTTGTCTCATCACCATGAAAGAATATCTTGAAAACAAGAACTTTCTTGGCAAAAAAATCAGAGCTATTTATATGTGGTATCACAAACCAGTTATTaatgaagagctgctgcagagcctgccTAACCTGAAGATAGTTGCAAGCTCTGGAGTGGGAATTGATCACTTGGATCTGAGTCTCCTTTCTAGCTATGGTGTGAAAGTGTCTAACACTCCATTTATTGTTTCCACTGACACTGCAGACTTGGGGATGGCTTTGATGCTGGCATCTTCCAGGAGACTTGTGGAAG gCCATCAAATGGCAATATCCCCAGATACTGAATATTTCCCTGCTGACTGGCTGGGTGCTGAGGTTTCTGGAGCTACTCTAGGCATCATTGGAATGGGCACCATTGGCTACAAAGTGGCTGAGAGAGCCAAagcctttgaaatgaaaattttataCCACAACAGGAAACAGAG AAACAAGGAAGAAGAACGTGCTGTTGGAGCTACCTACTGTAAGAAGATAGATGATTTGCTCCAGCAGGCAGATTTTGTTATGCTGGTTGTGAACCTGACACCTCAGACACACAAACTGATAGGGAAGAGGGAGCTACAGCTGATGAAACCCACAGCCATTCTCATTAATATCAGCAGAG gtCTGGTTGTAGATCAGGATGCTTTGGTGGAGGCCCTTCAGAACAAAGTTATTAAGGCAGCTGCTCTGGATGTGACATATCCTGAACCTTTGCCAAG GGATCACCCGTTGTTAAAACTGAAGAATGTTATTATAACTCCTCACATCGGAAGTGCCACCGTAAAGACGCGCCACCTTATGAAGGAAAACATGACTGAAAGCATACAAGCAGGTCTCGCAGGTCTTCCCATCCCTAATGAAGTATTACTGTGA